Sequence from the Ooceraea biroi isolate clonal line C1 chromosome 5, Obir_v5.4, whole genome shotgun sequence genome:
GCAacttatatgtattttatcgaTTGACAATTTTAAACAGTGTGATTAGCTGTTTGAGAGGTTTTTGATAGTACAcgataatttttacaatagTATAATTAACGTCACAATCATCGGTCCATTTTagctaatttaaaaaattatataaattgtcatTATATATCCTGCGCTGTTTATCTTATTCTATGTTTATTCACAATTTGATAAATTGCTTATTTTAATACTATTCAATTAAAAGCGCAGAAAATATGTGATCGTacgtatgaaatttttgtattttttcttcGAACTAATTTACAGCTGTCACTCAATTGTAATACATAATCATGTTTACGAAATTAAATAGTTATGATGTAATCTTACCAATGTACTGTGGGTACATGAATCACTGGTAAACCGCCTCGATTTGATTTTGACGTGAGATATGCAATGTATGCGGTCGACGGTTCGTATGTTCTCACGGAAAGTACGAACTTCTACTAATCAGATTTTCTTACGTAGATGATATGCGATATTGAGAAAAAATAACTtgttgtaattaaatcatatgTCTTAATTAGATATACAAcgcaattatgtaataatatccGATGCGCAATCATCGTAACTCGTATTATCGATTACATGCCAACTGATCTAATCGCTTTGACGATTAGATGTCCAATTAAAATTGTGATATTGTAAACATAATTCTCTCTAcatcaatttgttaatattatataacgatAGAATCTACATATTACGCAATGATAACGCAATCATATCCCCGCATATATTTTGTTCTCGCAAATAAAAAGGATATTAAATTTGCACGATATATCAACTTAATTATCAGCgattacaatttttcaataacatgTTCTTACGTACGTAATGCTGATCGTTTACAAAAACTGCACGAGATTTGAAATTGCCTCTTGTGTCGATAGATAATACATATTTCGAGCAATCAAATGAGcgatttgaaaataaatatttcttgtgCGCATCTCttgtaaaatgttaatattaggagtgtgatttagttttgagggttttgcaacagatggctgtagtgtcagtttgttccaatagctgtttccgataactgttctttcttacagtcttgacattatccatgacatttagtagcattatagcaatagatgcaataacagtcgtgtttatatcatcgtaaaaatgcaacttccgaaagctctttagcattttccacatgcgttgcttttgttttttaatcaaaagaaaactgcggctcagggttatagaattcttgtggaaacttatggtgattctgccccatcaattaagacgtgtgaatactggtttagacgctttaaaagtggtcatactgatgtgaaggacaaagaacgctcgggacaaccaagaaagcttgaaaatgcagatttgcaagcattattgcacgaaaatccaacacaatccacttcagaacttgccagggcattaaatgttgatcgtacaacagttaccaaacatttacatgaaatgggaaaaattcagaaagaagggaaatgggttcgacatcaattatcggaaagtgccatttgaacatttgcatttcgttgatcgccaggcaaaaaaagaagagtcttttgtctcggattgttactggggatgaaaagtggatctattttgataatccgaaacgcagaaaatcatgggtggatccaggcgaaccatcaacatccactccgagacgcaatattcacggttgaaaagtaatgctctgtatttggtgggatagtgtactatgagctgttaaatccgcatgagactgtcacggctgatcgttatcgacaccaattgtacaagttgaagcaagcattggaccaaaaacgaccaccaattgcgagtaaacgacggaaagtgattcttcttcgtgacaacgctcgacctcacattgcgttatcagtgaaacaaacactattagagcttgaatgggaagtcttaccgcaccccgcgtattctccggacattgctccatgcgattattatttgttccggtcgatgcaacacgctttggaggatacacactttcataatttcgaagaagtgcgaaaattcgtcgacgaatggatcaactcaaaagaagagtcattttatcgtcgtggaatccatctcttgccagaaagataggaaaaagttatagaaaacgaaggaaaatattttgattaaggtattcattcattatcatatttaaatacatgcgtttttgagcaaaaaaaccctcaaaactaaatcacacccctaatataattaaaagtttaatgtgctttttcagttttatttcattgtttcaTTGTAGAAATCAAATATTCAATctaaaattcagaaatgatattaaaaataaaactatcaAGAGATAGTATCAAGAGCTACATTGTTTGAGAACATTCTGATAATTATGTATGTATCCACGACGAAGTATTGAATTGagtgaaataatgaaaaaagtttttaaattttgtacattttatagaacataaacttcaattaatttaacagatactaaaaagtttttaaattataatatacatgtatatgcatatgtgcaatatatatatatatatatatatatatatatatatttcattgaatttaatttcagaTTATTGCAGGAATTAGAAAAACAAGCGGATTAAACTTTTAAACAAATCGAAAGTTCTCATTTAACGAAGTAAAAATTAGTTTCCTTCGCACTGGTCATTTGTCACAACAGTAACTTTATGGTAGAGATCGCCGTTTAATATCGCATAGAAACTTatacaacaataataaacTGGGATCCGTTCGCGATAATTACCGTTGTTATCACACACGTCATCATGGCGCAATCAACTCAGAAATTGTCCCTTTTATCTCGCTTAAATATTTTGCACGTtgtaatacaatataacaCATGCCAAATAAAAGTGTTGCCAGATGTATTAGATATAACTGATATTAACTGAGATTATACTTAATTTTCCAGTATATTTGTACACCGACAACTCGACTTTGCGAACGCCAAAAGGCAGAGCTTATCAGTATTAACTGTAATCGGTATTAATTTAGAGCATACTTAATTCCACATGATAATTAATAGTTCTTACAAttctgcaaatattaaaaggcAAAAGTTTCTCCTCGTCATTGCCAAGGAACCGGCATTTTCTTGAAATCGTGGAAACCGCGCTCAAGCGAACGGTCCTCTTGGACGGTGCTCTTGCAATTGGTTTCAATCGCTTCGATCGATCGTACAGTATGTGTACAAAGAATAACGGTTTTCATCAACGTAGCTTAATATAATGCGGCTTCTTATGCggatgtacgcgcgcgcacgcatcgTCTTTCAAGGCTTTTCCTCGTTCCGTGCGTGAATCCGCTCGCAGATGGACAGTcggcgagagaaaaaggagcgGATACGCACGGCGAATCAATCGTGTCTTCGCGTGACTTGCCATTAAACTTGGTCCCTTCTTATGTCAGAATTATATCGTCGCGGTTGCATGAATTCGATCCGTGCATAATCAAATTGCATGCACGACCGATCGTGGACGTCGATTTCGTATGCATCTCGCGAGTAATACGCGTGTCCATTTATTACGTAACtgaagtcgcgcgcgcgcgcgcggcttcttttctttttcatttcgttCTGCACGTGTATTTGCATGTTTCatctctctttgtttttttgcAATGTGATTCATATGTGCGCGATTCAATTTTTGAACCGGGTAGCCGTGTGACTATCGATCACGATGTGACGATTACTCCGCACCGTTCAAACGTCAAAATGCGCGTACGTGTCCGCTTCGTGATATACTGTATGCGTGAATTTATTAGTATTACGTTATTATAATGATCCACAAGAAGATTAACATGAACATCacgttatctttttttaattcatcgCATCCTGCGAGCAGGATCTTTGTGTGGATGAAATGCTCGACCTGCTTCGATACTCCGTAATaatcgtttaattatttatcaaatagTGACAAACGTTTGATCACGTAACTCATCAATCTTAAGATAATTTACGCCAGTAAATTCTATATACTCGATATGCGGGCGACGTCATGCAAATGTTTAAATACGAAACAAGCTTGATTTAGCATCCGTTTCCGAGTTTTACGATATCAATGACGCGATTTGGTCCAGTTTCCTTAATCTCATTAAAATTACTACTGAATATAACCAATTTCGACGATGATCGCGACGTTCAAAACTCCCGCCAGAGGACGCGTTACGTACTCGCGAGTGTTTTGCGGGAGAACGCAGATGTGATAACGGTGGAGTGACGTACGAGACACGTGAAACGCGCCGTCAAAGATCATTCGCGTGACCAGACGTAGGGAGCTACAAGTTTTTCCCGGAAAGAGAAAACGAAGATACAAAAGATTTCCTTCCTCGAAGCTGGATTTGCACGTAAAGACGAATCATTATACATGAAGATCGTCGTCATTCTATTCGAGACCGCTGCTGAGGTAATTAGGTCGCTCCTTCGTCCGCTATATCTCAACTAGTCACGTGGTTCCAACGATACGATCTGGCGCCAACTTCAAACGGAACAAAGAACTGATTATCAcgggaggaaaagaaaaaatctaCTTCGCCGCAGAGATAGAGACGTGAAGAAAGAACAAGTTATATCATCCAAGTCATTTACAATCCAGTCTTAATCGGTGATTATCACTGTAtccatcaatatttattaatatatagaattcgaatttaacgaaattaaaTGCTCAGGAAAAAACTCTGAAGACAGAAACGTAAGACTTCGATTCTGACTTTGATAAATCTCGAACGAGCGGCGATATACTGCTACTGCACGACGAGTGTATGTACTTTCGGATCTTTGATAAGGCAAAGTGATAAGATATTTATAGGCATATCATTGGAAGCCGGAGAAAAGAGAAGGCAAGATGTCTTGGTCCGTCTTTCGTGGAGCTGTGCTTAGTCGCGTCTGCGAATTTTCGACAATAAGGAACGTGCCGTGTTTTCACGCTGTTATTGCCACCAGAATGTCGTCAACAATGTGTCAGGAAGACCATAAAGTTGTCCCTAAGGAGGAAGTCATCAGATTCATCGAAGAATGCATGCGCAAGGCTGGCACTACACCAGAGGACGCGCACACGGTCGCCCATCATCTGATGACTGCTGATTATAGGGGCCATTTCAGCCACGGGATGAACCGCATGCAGATGTACGTGAAGGATATCGAAAACAAAATCACCGATCCGGCCGCCCGACCGCGGATCGTCACCGATTTTCAGGTGCGAATGACCTTACGTCACAATTAGTGGATCAGTCTTGTGGTGGAACTTGGTGATACTCGTCCAATGGCATGAATCCAATCGAGGGAATTTGCAACTTGTTTTATCACTATTTGCACGCTCGTTTCAAAACTTTGGATAACGTATCGTTCCCGCTCTTCTccgcttcttcttttttgttgTGCATCAAGATATCACACGTTGCCGATCAATTATGGCGCAAATTGTTATCGATGATGCGAATATTTTTTTGAACGATTGAAAGTAATTTATGCATGTGTTGTAAAAGTAATCCTTTCCTTTGCATTTCTCGCGCTAATAAATGCGTTAAAACGCCTTCTTGTCGTCACGATTGGCCTTCGAGCTTCAACAACTGATGACCCGATAAGATATGCATCCTGATTAATTTGTCTTCTATATCGGCGAAGGCGATTGTCGCCGAGTCGTAAagcttatatataatacattttcctTGTCGCGTTTTCGGTCGGCTATAAATATTAAGCGCTttgtaatatgttaatatgtaTCTCATGTCTTTGTGTTttctgtatttataatttggtAATAATGTTTCGTTAAAATTGTGTTTGTTAAAACATGCTTTTGTATACGCTAACGATAATTTCCTCGCTCATGTAGCAAGCCTGTTACGTGTCGTTTAGCATGCAATAATCATATTTTAGATTTAAGTGAAACTTTGTATGAAAATTGTATGTTGTAACTATTAGTAAGACAATCGATTAAAAAAGGAATAGAAAAAAGGGACGGAAATGAACTCTAACACCAAGTTCCACTAGACTTGAGAAATTTTATAGATCCTGTACGTCAGACGTCATTTTTAGGCGATAGCCGTCGTAGATGGAGAGAACGCGTTAGGCCAAGTGGTTGGCAAGTATTGTGTGGAGTTGGCCATAGAGAAGGCCAAGAAATTCGGCATTAGCATGGTGTCAGCCCGCGGCTCCAATCATTACGGCATCTGCGGTTACTACACGAAGATAGCAATGGATCAAGGCATGATCGGCTTTACCTGCACCAACACGAGCCCGCTAATGGCGCCTACGCGCAGCGCAAAGGCTGGTCTGGGTACGAATCCATTGTCTTTAGGTATGGCGGCTTGTGATGGCGACGAGTTTCTCCTCGACATGGCGACCACTGCTGTAGCCCTTGGTAAGATAGAGCTGGCCATTCAGAAGAATGAAAATATCCCTGAAGGTTGGGCGCTCGGATCAGACGGCAAGGTGACTCGCAATGCTGAAGAAGCCTACAAAGCAGCTATGTTGATGCCGCTCGGTGGCACGGAAAAAAATTCCGGTTACAAGGGTTACGGTCTAGGTCTAATGGTCGAGATACTGTGTGGTATTCTGGCCGGAAGTGAGTTTGGTCCAAACATCCGTAGCTGGAAGACCGGCGACAAAGTTGCCAATCTCGGTCACTGCTTCATAGTCATTAATCCTGAAGCGTTTACGCCCGGGTCCAAGGAAAGATTGTCGACGTTACTTGGACAGCTGAGGAGTTTGCCTACAGCCGGTGACAATCCTATTTTGGTTGCCGGAGATCCCGAGAGACAACACATGCAGAAAGTTGACAGGGAAGGTGGAATCACGTATCATCCGAATCAACTGAAAATCTCGGAGGAATTCGCCAAGCATATGAGTGTGCAACCGATGAAACTCGTTCGCAGATCTGCTTGATTGTTTATTCGCCAGGAAAGATCGATGAACTCATTTGTCTCATCTTAGTTTCTTAGCTTTCGACCAACCGTTTAAACCACTGATCACAGAAATTAGAGATGATCGAAAATCAATTAAGtgctgatttatttttatgtaatattctcGTTTTGTTTTATGGACacatttattgatattaaagaaaatatttgatttttgatatattattatataatataattcttgttTTTCATATTCTACTCGTTAAAAGTGTATATTCtacgaaattatttcaaatatctaGACTCTTTCACACATCTAGAATGATAAAATTGTCGATATGAGATTTATAAAAACCGATAACGTTTATTTCAATTACTGAGTTATACGAATAATGTTTATCAAGATGAATAAGTTCGCATGTGCAATTCCATGATTCTATGTATACAATATTCACTTTGACGTGACATAATCGACATTGCGGTTTGATCACTGgtcgatgatgatgacggtCTTGGACTTGTCCGCTCGATTACAGTTGTTATTTCTTGCTGAGTGGGTGTCGCCGATAATATAAAACTCAGTTGATTGTTGGAAAATATAAGtcacaaaatataaatgtgattatttaacattaatgttcaataaaattaattacttttttatcagtgataatgattttttttcaacaaaattgtttctattgcgttaattatatagaactaattaactaattaagaattaatatagtaattaagaatcaatataaaaaaatatgtttactcataattttcgatgaaatttttGCGAGGtacaacttttatattttgttacggcatatatttatatatatacatatatatatatatatatatatatatattatatttaatatatttatattaaatccaattatattttatatatttaataatatatcccTACATATGTTCAATCAATTTCAGAATTTAAAGACTTGACCCAGAGGTGGTTGACCAGAATCATTTTCTATACTCTTTATTTAGTCTCTTACGTTGAAAGCGGTAAACAGGGTTATCAAACGGTTAGTCGTGCAGACGCTACGTTTGACTGGAGTTTGTATTATCAGTTTAAGAGGGAGCAAGTGTGATAAATTACGATATACTGTCGTTTGtcgttaattttcaatattggaaACTTAAgagagattaattaatatttcccgACAAATTAAATAGTCTGGCAAAGCtttgttttaaaaacaatttacttTATAGTAATTTTTAGTCATACTTAACAAAGCTTAATACAGTTGGCTTCATTGTTCGTTACAAAGATGCACGAGGATTTCTCTTTAAGTTTCACTGAGGAAATTGATATTCTGTCCCGTTGAATGATCGAATAGATTATCCGTGATTATGTGAACATGTGTCACGTTCAAGATACGAATAGAAATCGCAACCTTGCGTTCTCTCGGTCAATGTGTCGATAAATTCTGAGAGTACATAATGCATATTCTTTACAGTCCCGTACACGTTAAACGAATTAACTTGTCACACGTGATTCAATTAGAGCTTTTTGCGGTGAAGGACGGTCGCAATTATCactattgatttttatttgaaaagagGAATCTACGCAAACGAGAACCTTGAAAATATGAATCGTTCTTAAGAAGAATATTGCAGAGAAATACATTCTTAAGAGTCTCACACGTGATAGTCGATTGCCGAGAAGCATGGACCTTAGAATCTGCCATTCTTACAGATTTCATAGTCGATTGCATGCCAAGATCTTCTCACTTTTGTCTTCTTCTCAAGTGATGTACCTACACGTTAATTGTGCAAAATGAGCGTGCAATTGTTCGGAAACGTGGATACTTCATTTCTTGCTTCGTGCGGATGACCGATCCAGCTTCGCGTATTTTTCAGTCTAGCGAAGTCAACAGATGTACACCGGAGTTCAGAAGTTATCGACGCACTTTGTTTGTCGCCGCATTATCGAGAGGCCGAGACAGGAACGAATACGCGCCGGTTTCATCTCGTTCTCTTACGCGATAACTCCTCGCATGACCAAAGGGCTGAGATACGCACGGGAACCAATTAAATATgctcaaatgaaaaatatgttgttGCGCGAAATTGTTATCGCAACTAATGAAGAGAAATCAGAAGTCAAGCGTTTTTACGATGCATCGACATATGAACTCTATTCCagattttcacattttctccTCTACTTGGATCCAGATGGACAATGGCGCGTTAATAAAGCGATTAGAGAACTATGTGACTCATTAAACCACCGTCGACCATTAGCTATTAGCCGACGTTGCTTATGGCTGATGTTAATTAGGCTTATCTCTTTAGTCGAATCTCCGCTCGACAATCGGGACACATGCTCGCGCAACCTAGACCTGATTCTCCGGAGAAATAAATCTGTAAACATTTTACAAGAACTGTTAAGACTGTTGAAATTTACATGTTCTACGTATAATtacgtttatattattttttataatctatatatatatattattacactaAAACCTatgtgtttatattattaattgtgataattattaattatcgcagTGAATTTATTTGATTACCTCGATAATCTTTTCCCAGTAGatgaatttttagaaaatggcACGTATATTGCGTTTcgacacaaaaatttataaaccatgtatgaaaaaaatattacgtatggaaaaaaagaagaatgaatAAGACCCGCAGAGAGTCTCAGCAATGTGACTTGGCTTTTCGTCGGAGCTAAACAGGAAGGAAGATCCAATAATTGGACAAATGATCCTACGCCCAAAATGCAGCCGCCTGCAGTGTTGACGCATCGCGAGCGCGGTAATTCATCACCGCTTCGTACGACTCGCATTAACTAATTCACCACGATCTAATGCACTGTCAAGGAGGGTCATGGAACCCATGGGACATCCGTGACGTTCTGAGATCCCCGTTCTCATGACGGTGCAATGTACACATCGAGCTCCATACAgccacttttataatataacgttATTTACCAAACACGGCACAAAAAGTTAACAGCAAAGATGTTCAATCAATGCGCACGAAATAGCACATTGATGAACAAACAGTTGTCAAGTGTGGGAATCAGACCACGGGAAAATTGCGCgaaataatggaaatattcGGATTACGAGAAACGCGAAAACATGCATCGCTTATTGTTAGTTACGCGATGACGCCTGCGATCTCGCGAATGCAAACCGCACGTTAAGATCGCATGGATGATTGAGAGGTCAACTTGTTCTCAGAAGAAATTTATCGCGGTTACTCCAGACTCCGTCGTGAGATCGAATCTACGATCTTCCGCGGATCTTCGTCGCGATTAATTCCCCGCGATTCTCGGATGATTCGCTAAAATATTCGttatcgatcgcgatcgtcgcGAATCGTTTCACAACGACGACTGCCTTGGATGCGATCAGCCGCAAATTTTTTGCGCTTTGTACGCAATGAGATTCGTTAATTGGGGATTTAGTAGTCGCACGCAAAATTAAATGGTATCAGGAATTTTCACGTAATCGGAGAAGACTACACCGACGTCTCGTGACGTATTTCGGCTTGTTGACGTATGGAAACGTCTAATTGTTGGATCAGCCATTCGCCCTGTTAAATTTGcgccatatatatatatatatgtaagtcATCTTTTATTTCGCATAGTCTACGCGCTTTCACTTTCGGGATACGTGCGTTTGTTTGTCACCGCTCGCCGATCAAGAGTTTTTGCAAATGGACCGCTTGTTTTTTGAGACACCGGTAACGTTTAATAATGTCCATCGATCGCGAATAACTTTCCTTTTTGCTACTGCTGTCACACGTATACGATTGCGTAATGCATATCCATTTCCTCGCACGCTCACGACCTTACCACTTACAATTAGACGGTTAAAAATAAGCGTATAAGACATTTTGCAAGCCTTATTAAGCCGTGACGAAAGAGCCGTATCGGGAACTAAATCATCCCGCGACGTTAATTTGCGAGCGCAAATTTGCGCGCACGGCGGCACTTTTGCGAGTGCAGCATGCACGCGCCGTTATCTCTTTGCGTCGCAATGCCCGACGTGCAGACAAAGCGACAGGTCAAATAAGCGATTTTTTACGACCTGATTGGTCAACAATTAGAGACCTTGCGTACGCATACAGCTTAGACAAATCTTGTTTAATTGTCATTATCCGTATGCTTCTTTCGGAAATCACTCGGTCTCCAGCCACCGTGCGAGGAGGTACGTAATCAACGATATCATATCGATATCATATCGATTTCATCATCGAGCGCGAGTATATCTATTTAAATCAACATCagagttaattaataattatggtacaattaattttacttggTGCAAGGAGTTAAGTATCaactgaaattttattattttattgaacaaCGCGAACGGAAATCGTTAGAGGTAACATCAAGGTGAGTGCGCAACGTTtcatcaatataaaaaattgatccATCAACGTTTAAAAACAACACCGGGATATCGGGAGAAGTCATCGATCGGAGTTGACGGTCGGCCGCTGGTTAAGACGATCCATCCATCAAATTACACGGTCATTTTGGTCAATGATAACTCATGACTTTGAAGGCAGCTTCCTACGAGCCCCCGTCGAGGGAAGTAGCCAATTGCCGTGCACGGCTTTCGTACAGTCGCTACTAGAAACGTCGCCGATAAGATTTTCCCGATGCTCTCGTGATTGTCGATGGAATTAATTGCGCTATGTCGCGCCACGGTAAATATTTACATCAATACGACGATGCTTCCTACTAATTTTTCTATCTGCGAATGATTGAGTGCATCTTGTAGGTATCCATTGTTGCGTaagaatcaaaatttaaaCATTGCAACGACGCGACCGATTTAATGACAATTAATTACAGAATTACAAAAtagcaattatttaaatatcatattctgagaaataatattaagaatgTTCATCTATTGTGTGGCAGAACACGAAAGCATGTTATCTAACGCGAGCATGTTATCTaatcaatgaaatattataacacaCCATTTGATAAAGTCGAATCGAACGGACCACTATACCTATTTTCGACAAGGGGTGGCAAATTCTTGGCAGCGTTGCGACACACGCGAGGTGTCCGCGTATTGACAATGGGCAATTTGAGCGGCCGTGGGGGGAGaatcgcgcgtgtacgtgtgcgacGTCGTCAGTGAGGCCTAATGAGTCCGTAAATTGGCCCACAGGCTGCAGGGCCTTCTATCTGAGAATTGCACGCtcggttctctctcttctcgttgTCAGTGTGACTCATTGGGCGGCGAGTTCTCGTTCGTGATTCTCGAATTTTCAACTTGTTCCTTCGCGCCGAGAATTCGCGCTTTTTTTGCGCCAGCCTCTTCAATCAGTGTCAGTGTCACGGTGTTCGACGGCACGCAATCGCCCTCCGATTCGTGAAAATCATGGAGGGAAGATTCAGATCAGGCAGCGACAATcccgagaggaagagaaagaatcaCGACAAAGCTCTGTGAGTTTGGTACATCGCGAGATTGGGTGATTGAAATCATAGAAAGAAGAGTGGATACGATAAAACGGTAATAATCGGCTATCTTCCATC
This genomic interval carries:
- the LOC105284926 gene encoding uncharacterized protein LOC105284926, encoding MSWSVFRGAVLSRVCEFSTIRNVPCFHAVIATRMSSTMCQEDHKVVPKEEVIRFIEECMRKAGTTPEDAHTVAHHLMTADYRGHFSHGMNRMQMYVKDIENKITDPAARPRIVTDFQAIAVVDGENALGQVVGKYCVELAIEKAKKFGISMVSARGSNHYGICGYYTKIAMDQGMIGFTCTNTSPLMAPTRSAKAGLGTNPLSLGMAACDGDEFLLDMATTAVALGKIELAIQKNENIPEGWALGSDGKVTRNAEEAYKAAMLMPLGGTEKNSGYKGYGLGLMVEILCGILAGSEFGPNIRSWKTGDKVANLGHCFIVINPEAFTPGSKERLSTLLGQLRSLPTAGDNPILVAGDPERQHMQKVDREGGITYHPNQLKISEEFAKHMSVQPMKLVRRSA